GTTCATCGACCGGCGAAGCCCCGCGGCTCCCCGCCTCGTGCGCGCCAGGAGCCTGCAAGCCGAGGAACGGGGCGACTACACCAACATCGTCCGCCTGGGCCCGCTGCGGCTGCTGCTCGGCGAACACGAGGGCCCCGAGGCCGCCTGGGGCGAGCTGCGCCTGGAGGGAGAGAACAAGAGGGAGCGGCACCGCATCTCCCTCGAGTGTCTGGAACAGGGCGTGCTGCTGGGCCGCTACGAGCGCTGCGGCATCCTGCTCGCGAAGCTCGGGCAGATCTCCCGCGTGCACCTGCTCCTCATCCAGGTGGGCGCGACCCTCCTGGCCATCGACACCGCCAGCACCAACGGCACCTGGCGCGGCTCCACGCAGATAGAAACGACTCCCTTGGAGGACTCCGACTCGCTCGAGCTGGGCGACGAGCTCTGGCTCCACTGGAGCCGGCTGCACGCCTAAGCCAGCGGAAGTAAGTTCTTTCAGGGGTGCTCTTGCAGCAGCGCAGGGGGCGCCTTCCGGGCGCGCGGCGTGCCGACTGGTCCGACAGTCGGACCAGTTGCGCCTCATCGCCGCCGGAACCTCCCCCCTGACAGGAGTGACTCCTCCTGGCTTGGCCACGCGTCAGTCCGGACGCCAGGAGGCGCTGGCGGGAGCACAGGCTGTCAGCAATACTCCGAGGCTCCCCCTCTGTCTCAGCAAGGAGCCCCCATGCGTCTGTCGAAGCTGTTCGCCGCCGCCTGCCTGTCGCTGACCCTCGCCGCCTGTGGCGGGACCGAGTCCACCGACGAGTCCGTGCCGCCCGAGGACCTCTCCAGCGTGGAGCAGCGGGTGGAGCCCGTGCCCCTGTGCCCCCCCGGCGAGCAGACCCTCTACTGGACGGAGTACGGGGCGTGCGGCGGGTGCCTCTATCTGCGCCAGCCGGGCACGCCCGTCCGCAAGTACGCGGCCTGCTCCGGCAACGTCTCCGGGACGAAGTCGCTCATCGGCAACTCCTGCCAGTCCGGGTGCGTGCTGGAGCCCTGAGCTCAGAGCACCTGCTGGAACGCGCTCGCCAGCTTCGCCTTCGGAACGGCGCCGACAATCTGGCCCACCACCTTGCCCTGCTTGAAGAAGAGCAGGGTGGGCATCGAGCGGATGCCGTACTCCTGCGCCGTCACCAGGTTGTCGTCCACGTCGATCCGCGTCACCTTCACCCGGCCCTTGTACTCGGAGGCGAGCGACTCCAGCGCCGGCTTGAGGGCGCGGCACGGTCCACACCACTGCGCCGTGAAGTCCACCAGCACCGGCTCCTCCGCCTCCAACACCTCGCGGCGGAAGTCCGGGTCCTTCAGGTCGATGATGTCCGTGCTCATGGCGTGTCCCTCTCGGGGTGGGCGCGTCCTGGCCGCCATGGCCCTCGCCCCACCTTCCACGCAAAGACTTAACGGCGGCGGCCCGGACGGACGAGAGCCCGCCACGCAATGGATTGTTCCGCGAAGAGCCCCGCCGGGGCCGGTCTTCCACAAGTTGTCCAACTGTTGGACAAGTTCAGGAAGAGCGCCCCCGGGAGGCTGGCTTCGGAGGGCCTGACGGTGCGGCGCTCTCCTCCCAGGGAAGCGCGGCGCGGCGCTCGGCGAGCATGTCGAGGAAGGCGCGCACCTTGGAAGGCAGCTGCCGGCTGCTCGGGTAGACGGCGTAGAGGGGCTGGCCCGGCGGCGTCACCGCCTCCAGCACCGGGACGAGCACGCCCGTGCGCACGTCGTCCGCGACGAGCACCGTGGGCAGGCGCACCAGGCCCAGTCCCGCTCGCGCCGCCGCATGTCCGGCCCGTACGCTCGGCACCTGCAGCCGTCCACTCACCGGCACCGTGCGCGCGCCTCGCGGGCCCGTGAAGAACCACACCTCGTCCGTGCCCGGCTCGGCGATCAGCACGCACTCATGGCCCTCGAGTGCCTCCGGTGACCGCGGCGTGCCGCGCCGGCTGAGGTAGGCCGGGCTCGCGTAATACCCGGTGCGCAGGTGTCCGAGTTGCTTCGCCACCATGGACGAGTCCATCAGCGGCCCGGTGCGCAGCGCCAGGTCGTACTCCTCGGCGATGAGGTCCACGTGCGCCTGGGCGAGCGACAGCTGCACGCGCACCTGCGGGTGGCGCAGGAGGAACTCGGAGAGCACCGGGGTGAGCAGCTCGCCCAGCAGCGAGAACGTGGCCACCCGCAGCGTGCCCCGGGGAGTGCCCCGCGACTCGCTCACCGCCCGGTTCACCGCCCGCGCCTCCGCGACGAGCCGCGCGCAGTGGGCGTGGTACTCGCGCCCCGATTCGGTGAGCCGCAGCCGCCGCGTGTTGCGCTCGAGCAGCCGTGTCCCCAGCCGCTCCTCCAGCGCCGCCAGCCTGCGGCTCACCGTGGACTTGCGCAGCCCCAGCCGCGCCGCCGCCGCGGTGATGCCTCCCGCGCTCACCACCTCGGCGAACACGAGCATGTCATCGAGCAACGGAGGAGTCGGGGACATGGGCCGCCAGCCTACGCCTCCCGCGCGCGGCCCTGGTGGCGAAATGGGAGGAAGCTCCCCTCCGGGGTTGTGACGCACCTCACCTCCGGGCGGTGACGCCTGTCACAGCCCCCGCGCGGCCCCGGTGGCAACGTGCCTCTCACCTGGCCACCTCCGCCAGCACCAAGGATGAATCCCGTCATGTCGCCTCACGTCCGCACGCCGCGCTCTCTTCTCGCCACCCTCTCCCTCGGAGGGCTCCTCCTGTCCCCGCTGGGCTGTGACGGGAACATGAACCCGGGGGACGCCGGGAGCGAAGAGGAGCTCAGCGCCACGTCCCAGCCCGCTTATGCCATCGCGACGCGGAAGTGGCCCACCCTGACCATTCCCGTGTGCTGGGAGACCAGCGGCTACGCCACGGAGAAGGGCTGGGTCAAAGCCGCCGTGGAGAACACCTGGTCCGCCGCCTCGGGCCTCTCGTTCTCCGGCTGGGGAAGCTGCGCCTCCTCCTCCACGGGAGTCCGCATCCAGGTCGCGGACGTGAATCCCCATACCAAGGGCATCGGCACCGACATCAACGGCCTGCTGAGCGGCATGGTGCTCAACTTCACCTTCAACACCTGGAGCCCCGCGTGCCAGGGCATGCGCCAGGACTGCATCGAGGACATCGCGGTGCACGAGTTCGGTCACGCGGCCGGCTTCGACCACGAGCAGAACCGGACGGATACGCCCTCGAACTGCAATGACAGACCCACGGGGGGCTACGGCGACTGGAAGATGTCCGCCTGGGACCTGCGGAGCGTGATGAACTACTGCAACCCGGAGTGGAACGGCGACGGCTTCCTCAGCGCGCTCGACAAGCAGGCCGTGGGAGAGCTCTATGGCCTGCTCGCCAACCCGGATGGCAGCGCCGGCAACATGAATGGCTGGAGCGTCACCCAGAACGGCGGCAACGGCTGGCTCGCGGCGGGCGGCGAGTTCCGCACCTCCTACGAGTGGAGCAAGCGCACGCAGCTCATCGACCTCCACACCCGCGGCTTCACGGCCGCCGAGCTCGCCGCGGCCCCGCCCATCGAGATTTCAGAGGAGTTCCGCCGCACCTGGTGCCCGGACTCCTACTTCCTCAAGGTGCAGCTGCTCGACGCGAACATGAATGTCGTGGACACCTTCGACACGGGCGAGGTGCAGCAGACGGGCCCCTGTGACAACAACGGGGCCTGGGAGAAGGTGTCCCATGTCTTCACCGGCTACGGCAAGAACACGGGCACGGTGCGCTACGTCCGCTGGGAGGACGGCGGCGTGGACTCCGAGTGGTGGTGGGGCCACTACGGCGCGGCCCTGCGCAACGCCGTCCTCAAGGTGCGCAAGAACCAGCTCGTCAACGGTGATGCCTCCGGCAATACCCTGAATGGCTGGACCCTCACCGAGAACGGCGGCAACGGCTGGCTCGCGGAGGGCGGGGCGTTCCACACCTCCTACGAGTGGAGCAAGCGCACGCAGCTCATCGACCTCTACAGCGCCGGGTACTCGCAGGCCGCGCTTTCCAGCTCGCCCCCCATCTTCGTGTCCGAGCAGTTCAAGCGCTTCTATTGCCCGGACACGTACTTCCTCAAGGTGGAGCTGCTCGACGCCAACATGAACGTCCTGGCGGCGTATGACACGGGCGAGGTCTCCCAGCCGGGCCCGTGTGACTACGCTGCCGCCTGGGAGAAGGTCTCCCACACGTTCACCCACTACGGCCCGGGCGCGCGGTATGTCCGCTGGAGCGACGGCGGCGTGGACTCCGAGTGGTGGTGGGGCCACTACGGTGTCGTGATGGATGACGCGGTCGTGGCCGTGTTCCGGTAGGCCCACGCCTCCCGCCCACGCCTTCCAGAGGCGGCTCGCCGTGGGGACCCGCCCCCGGCAGGGCCACCGGCGCGAGGCCCGCCTCCACTCGCGCCACGCGGGCGGCTTCGGACGGACGGGCCAGCCACTGCGTGGCGGGCTTGCGCGTATCGGCGGCGGTGAGGACGCAGAGGCCCACGCAGCCCACGAGGGCGACGGTGGCGGCACGGGGAAGGGCTCGACGCAGGCGTGCTCCAGGTACGGAGGAGGCCGCCACCCCAATCGAGCCCGCGGAGGGCGAAGGGCGGTGGGTCCGAGCGGGGGGGTAGCAACCTTCCGCCGGTCCGTCCGATAATTCCCGAGCGGCAAGAATTCCCCTCACCCACCGCCCCTCTCCGGAGCACCCCCTCCATGACGATTCGAGCCACCAGCAGCGGTGCCCCCCAGACCGCGTCCACGTCGAAGAATGACGCGGCGCAGCAGGCCGCGCAGCGTGCGGCGGAGGCGGCCCGGCAGGCGGCGGCGGAGGCCCTGCGGGCGGCCCGCGAGGCGGCGGCCGCGGCCCGGCAGGCGCGCTCGGAGCTCCAGTCCCAGTCGTTCTCCGCCACGAAGCAGCCGGCGGGGCAGAACACCGTCCAGGGCTCGAAGCTGGAGCAGAAGGTCCTCCTGGCCGAGACGGAGGCCCGCAACCTCGGCAAGGCCGCGCAGCAGGCCATCCAGCACGCCAATGACACCGCTCGCGCCGCCGGCAGGCCGCTGCCCTTCGCGGGCCCCGCGCGCAACACGGCCACGGGCCTCCAGGACACGTACACCGCTGGCGCCAAGGCCTCGCCCTTCAGCCCGCTGGATGGGGGCGTCACCCTCGCCCACTTCACCCACGAGCCGCTCGGCGTGCAGGACGCGGGCGGTCCCCAGCAGACCGCCGCGACCGACTCCACCAGCTCCACCACCGCCGCCGAGGCCACGAACGCCGCGAGCTCTCCCGAGGAGGCCCACCAGAACCTGGTGAACGCCCAGGAGGCCTACGACGACGCCCAGAAGAAGACCGACGAGCTCAACCAGCAGCTCAACACGGAGCTGGCCAAGCTCGGCCCCGGCCTCACCGAGGAGCAGAAGCAGCAGTACGTCCAGGAGTTCCGCGAGCGCTACCCCGATGAGTTCGCCGCCGAGGCAGCCGCCGCCCGCGAGCTGAACACCGCCCTCAACGATCCCAAGTTGATGGAGGCCGCCCGCGGCAACCCGGACATCGCCGAGGAGTGCGTCGAGGCCGCCACGGACCTGTCGGGCTCGCCCGAGGCCCGGGGCGCGCTCGAGTGGGCCGCCAAGGCGCAGGATCCGAACGGCCCGGCGGGCACCGCCTTCGCGGGCCTCGAGGACAAGATCAACGACGACGTCACCGCGACGGCCCTCTCCACCGTGGCGGGCCAGCTCATCACCGAGCACGACGGCGACGTCGAGGCCGCGCTGGCGGAGCTGTCGGAGCTCACCGAGCCGCTCGTCCCACTGGGCAAGGGCGGCGCGGCCATCAAGACGGGCATCCAGACCATCCGCACCGCGCTCGCCTCGGGCAACCCGGAGCCGCTGCGCCAGCTGGCGGAGAGCAGCAAGATTGGCAGCGCGCTGGCCGGCGCGGGCGTCGTCTTCGGACTGGCGAGCGCGGTGAGCGACGCCCAGCGGGGCGAGTGGGGCGACGTCGTCAAGGACCTGGCCGGAGCGGGCCGCAGCGGCGCGCAGCTGGCGGCCAACGTCATGCGCACGCTCGGCGAGTCGGGCCGGGTGGCCGCGGCCACGGGCGAGAAGGCGGCGGCGTTCCTCGGACGGCTGGCCCCGGCGTTCGGCGTGGTGGCCAACGCGGTGATCCTCGCGGACCACTTCAAGGACTTCATGGATGACCCGTCCGTGGGCGGCGGCGTCCGGGCCTTCGGTGACGCGGTGGCCGTGGTGGGCGCCGGCCTGGGCACCGTGCTCCCCGGCGTGGGCCACATCGTCGAGGGCGTGGGCCTGGTGCTCTCCGCCGTCGGCGAGCTGCTCGTCGGCAAGGAGGAGACGGAGAGGCTCAACAACGAGTCCGAGGCCATCCTCCGCGAGATGGGCCTGGATGGGGACGTGGCCAAGACGCTCGCCCACGGAGACGACCAGCCCCAGCAGCTGGCGGAGGAGCTGGGCCTGTCCCCGGAGCAGATCCAGGAGCTGGCGAAGAACCACCCGGACATCTTCGACGCCCCGGGCCTGGGCGGGGCGGTCATCGACGCGGCCAAGGCCTGCGGCATGGAGGGCGAGGACGCGGTGGAGTTCATCGACAAGCTGGCCGAGGACAACCCCAACTTCGCGTGGGATCTGCTGGGCGTGAAGCCGCTGCTCGAGGGCGACGGCACGCACCCCACGTCCACCGAGGACGGCTGGCGCGCCTACGTGCAGGGCAACTTCCCGAGCGCCTACGCCCACGCGACGGAGAACGCGCCGGAGCTCTTCGGGGAGGAGGCGGAGTCGCGCCTGCAGGCGGACCGCGACTACGAGCAGGCCGCGGGCAGCATCGACATCTGGAACTCGTACGCGCGGCTGTGCGAGGACCACAAGGACGACCCCGCCTACACCAGCCGGTTCATCGAGCGCATGGAGGAGGAGGGCACCCTGGACATCTTCGTCGAGTCCGTCGCCAACTACGGGCTCGACATGGACTACGAGGGCGCCAAGGCGGCCATCGACGCGGCCCTCGAGACCGGCGTGCTCACCGAGGAGGAGCTGCAGGAGCACCTCGACGGGGACTACGGCGACGCCTGGCGCGCCGTCATGGAGAGCTGAGGCGAGAGCTGAGGCTCAGTCCACCCGGGTGGAGACGATGGGGTGCTGCGCCGCCGTCTCCCAGGGCAGCTCCGGCCACCAGCGCTCGCGCGTGGGCGGAGCCTCGGGCTCGATGGGCTGACCGGGCCGGGGCACGACGACCGTGTCCCCCGCCTGGGAGGCCGCCGTGAGCACGCGCTCGATGGGCTCCGTCCAGCCGTGGACCGCGAGCGTGAAGAGCCCCCAGTGCACCGGCAGCAGGACGCGGCCCTGGACCATCCGGTGCGCGAGCACCGCCTGCTCGGGGCCGATGTGCCAGTCCGGCCACGCGCTGTGGTACTGGCCCACTTCGATCATCGTCACGTCGAAGGGCCCCAGGCGCGCGCCAATGTCCTTCATCGCGGGGAACAGCCCCGTGTCACCCGAGTAGTACGCGCGGTGCTTGGGGCCCAGCAGCGCGAAGCCCGCCCACAGCGTCGCGTCCTTGTCGAGCACCGTGCGCCCCGACGCGTGACGCGCGGGCGTGGCCACCACCTCCAGCTCGCGCACCCGTGTGCGCTCCCACCAGTCGAGCTCGACGATGCGCGACTCGGGCACGCCCCACGAGGCCAGGTGCGCGCCCACGCCCAGCGGCACGATGAAGGTGGTGTTCCAGTCCTTCATCGCCACCAGGGTCGAGTAGTCGAGGTGGTCATAGTGGTCATGGGAGATGACGACCGCGTCGATGGGCGGCAGCTCCGCGAGCGCGATGGGGGGCGCGTACCAGCGCTTGGGCCCCACCCAGCTCAGGGGCGAGGCGCGCTCGCTCCAGACGGGGTCGGTGAGGACACGGTGGCCGTCCAGCTCGATGAGCGTCGAGGAGTGGCCGAGCCACGTGACGCGCAGGCCGGTGGCCGGGGGCGTCTCGAAGCGGCGGTGATCGCCGGGCACCGTGGGCAGCGGCTCCGAGGGGCCCACGTACGGGCTCGCGGCGAACATGGCCTTCACCGAGCCCCACCAGTCGTTGTAGAGCGGCTGCGGGTTCTCGAAGTGGCCCTCCAGCCACTGCGCCGAGCGCTCCATCTTCGCGCGCCGCTCTCCCCGGGCCGTCTTCCCCAGCGCGGGCCACGCGTCGGCGGCGATGGCGGCGAGCGCGACCCCTCCCACCAGTCCCGTCCAAAGGGCCACGCGTGCCAGGGCCCCACGCTTCTTGCTGCTCTTCATCCGTGCTCTCCGGACCCGAGCTCACCGGGTCTCCCCCACACTACCCCGCTGCCGCCTTCCCAACACCCCGCCCCCGCCAGTGGCCTCCGCCCAACGCTTGCCCCCCGTCCCTCCGGCGGCCCGCCCACCCCATCCCCATAATCCGGGTTGTAGGGCTTTCCCCAACCTTCGCGAGGAGTGCCGGCGATGATTCTCTTCGAGGACACGCTGTGGCCGCTGCTTCACCTGAAGTTCGTGGGGGAGCACACGCCCGCGCAGTACGAGGAGTACCTGACGCGGCTGGAGAAGAGCCTGCGCCGGCCGGAGCCGTGCCTCGTCATCATCGACACCAACGTGGCCCAGTCGGTGCCGCTCAGCCATTGCCGGCGGCAGGCCGAGTGGTGCCGCGAGCACGAGGCGCTGGTGCGCGAGAAGGTGCTGGGCGTGGCCTTCGTGGTGAACTCCACGCTCGCCCGGCTGTCGCTCAACGTCGTGGTGCAGCTGGCGCCCATGCCGGTGCCCTACACCTTCGTGTCGCACGCCCGGGCCGCCGCCGAGTGGGCGGCCGAGCGCTTCAGCGACAGGGGCCTGCTGCAGCCCTCCGTGCGCGTGCGCCAGCACTTCGGGCTGCGGCCCGTCACGGTGGCGGCCGCGGCCCCCTGGCAACGGCCCGTGCCCGGCTAGCGCTTCAGCGCGAGAAGAGCAGCGCGAGCAGCCCCAGCGCGAGCAGCACCCCGCCCACCACCAGCACCACCTTGGCCCAGGACAGCGGCGCGTCGCCCAGCACCACGCCCGCGTCCTGCCCGTGCACCACCACCCGGTACACCTTGCCCTTGTACTGGTAGGCCAGCACGTACGCCGGCAGCGCGTAGCGCTTCGTCTCCAGGCTGGAGAGCACCACCGCCACGTGCAGGTTGCGCACGCGGCTGCCCGGCACGTGCTGGTGCTCCATCTCCTCGCTCGCCAGCGCCTCCACCGCCGCCAATATCTGCCGGCGCGCCCCGGAGCGCGTCACGTCGAAGCGCTCCACCTGCGCGTCCTCCGGCCCTCGTGGTGCGGGCTGCGCGCTGCCCAGCTGGTAGTGCCCCGCCAGCTTGTCGCACTCGCGCTCCGTCAACCCCTTGGACGCGGACACGAGGATGTCCTGGAAGCTCATCGTCTCCTGGCCCGAGTGCGGCGCCCACGCCGAGCGCCGGCTCCCCGCGTCCGAGTCCGCCGCCCAGCTCACCCGCGCCCCCGCGGTGAAACCCCACGCCGGCCACCACATGGGCCGCAGCGACTGCAGCGCCGCCGACGCCGCCAGGTCCGACGGCCGGAAGAAGCGCTTCTCCCCCAGGAAGCGCCCCAGCGCCTCGCGCGCCGCCGCCTCGTCCACCGTGAAGGGCAGGTACGCCTCCGCCTGC
The sequence above is drawn from the Archangium gephyra genome and encodes:
- a CDS encoding MBL fold metallo-hydrolase, which translates into the protein MKSSKKRGALARVALWTGLVGGVALAAIAADAWPALGKTARGERRAKMERSAQWLEGHFENPQPLYNDWWGSVKAMFAASPYVGPSEPLPTVPGDHRRFETPPATGLRVTWLGHSSTLIELDGHRVLTDPVWSERASPLSWVGPKRWYAPPIALAELPPIDAVVISHDHYDHLDYSTLVAMKDWNTTFIVPLGVGAHLASWGVPESRIVELDWWERTRVRELEVVATPARHASGRTVLDKDATLWAGFALLGPKHRAYYSGDTGLFPAMKDIGARLGPFDVTMIEVGQYHSAWPDWHIGPEQAVLAHRMVQGRVLLPVHWGLFTLAVHGWTEPIERVLTAASQAGDTVVVPRPGQPIEPEAPPTRERWWPELPWETAAQHPIVSTRVD
- the trxA gene encoding thioredoxin — protein: MSTDIIDLKDPDFRREVLEAEEPVLVDFTAQWCGPCRALKPALESLASEYKGRVKVTRIDVDDNLVTAQEYGIRSMPTLLFFKQGKVVGQIVGAVPKAKLASAFQQVL
- a CDS encoding LysR family transcriptional regulator — protein: MSPTPPLLDDMLVFAEVVSAGGITAAAARLGLRKSTVSRRLAALEERLGTRLLERNTRRLRLTESGREYHAHCARLVAEARAVNRAVSESRGTPRGTLRVATFSLLGELLTPVLSEFLLRHPQVRVQLSLAQAHVDLIAEEYDLALRTGPLMDSSMVAKQLGHLRTGYYASPAYLSRRGTPRSPEALEGHECVLIAEPGTDEVWFFTGPRGARTVPVSGRLQVPSVRAGHAAARAGLGLVRLPTVLVADDVRTGVLVPVLEAVTPPGQPLYAVYPSSRQLPSKVRAFLDMLAERRAALPWEESAAPSGPPKPASRGRSS